From a region of the Triplophysa rosa unplaced genomic scaffold, Trosa_1v2 scaffold316_ERROPOS208835+, whole genome shotgun sequence genome:
- the nr2f1a gene encoding nuclear receptor subfamily 2 group F member 1-A has product MAMVVSVWRDPQEDVAGVPPSGPNPAAQPAREQQQAASAAPHTPQTPSQPGPPSTPGTAGDKGNQNSGQSQQHIECVVCGDKSSGKHYGQFTCEGCKSFFKRSVRRNLTYTCRANRNCPIDQHHRNQCQYCRLKKCLKVGMRREAVQRGRMPPTQPNPGQYALTNGDPLNGHCYLSGYISLLLRAEPYPTSRYGSQCMQPNNIMGIENICELAARLLFSAVEWARNIPFFPDLQITDQVSLLRLTWSELFVLNAAQCSMPLHVAPLLAAAGLHASPMSADRVVAFMDHIRIFQEQVEKLKALHVDSAEYSCIKAIVIFTSDACGLSDAAHIESLQEKSQCALEEYVRSQYPNQPSRFGKLLLRLPSLRTVSSSVIEQLFFVRLVGKTPIETLIRDMLLSGSSFNWPYMSIQ; this is encoded by the exons ATGGCAATGGTAGTTAGCGTTTGGCGAGATCCGCAGGAAGACGTGGCCGGAGTACCTCCAAGCGGTCCCAATCCAGCAGCTCAGCCGGCGAGGGAACAACAGCAGGCGGCGTCAGCAGCGCCGCACACTCCGCAGACCCCCAGTCAACCAGGTCCCCCGTCCACACCAGGAACGGCTGGTGACAAGGGAAATCAGAATTCTGGACAGAGTCAGCAGCATATAGAATGTGTTGTTTGTGGGGACAAATCTAGTGGCAAACACTATGGTCAATTCACCTGCGAAGGATGCAAAAGTTTCTTCAAGAGGAGTGTCCGGAGAAACTTAACATATACATGTCGTGCCAACAGGAACTGTCCTATTGACCAGCATCATCGTAATCAGTGCCAGTATTGTCGACTTAAGAAGTGTTTAAAAGTGGGCATGCGGCGGGAAG CGGTTCAGCGAGGACGAATGCCTCCAACCCAACCGAACCCGGGCCAGTATGCGCTAACGAATGGGGATCCTCTTAACGGCCATTGCTATCTCTCCGGATACATCTCGTTGCTACTTCGGGCCGAACCTTATCCTACGTCTCGCTATGGCAGCCAGTGCATGCAACCGAATAATATTATGGGGATCGAGAACATCTGTGAGCTTGCAGCTCGTCTGCTCTTCAGTGCTGTAGAATGGGCCAGAAACATCCCTTTCTTTCCCGACCTGCAGATAACTGACCAGGTGTCCTTGCTCAGACTGACATGGAGCGAGTTATTTGTGTTAAACGCGGCTCAATGTTCCATGCCCCTGCATGTGGCCCCATTGCTCGCAGCTGCCGGTCTGCACGCTTCGCCTATGTCTGCCGACCGCGTCGTGGCCTTCATGGATCACATTCGTATATTCCAGGAACAGGTCGAGAAACTCAAAGCTCTTCACGTCGATTCTGCAGAATACAGCTGCATCAAGGCAATAGTGATCTTCACATCAG ACGCTTGCGGCCTGTCAGATGCAGCACATATTGAGAGCCTACAGGAGAAGTCACAGTGCGCCCTGGAGGAGTACGTTAGGAGCCAGTACCCGAACCAGCCCAGTCGCTTTGGCAAGCTTTTACTGCGATTGCCGTCTCTCCGCACTGTATCTTCTTCAGTAATTGAACAGCTGTTCTTCGTTCGCTTGGTAGGTAAAACTCCCATAGAAACCCTCATCAGGGATATGTTATTATCCGGGAGCAGCTTCAACTGGCCCTACATGTCCATTCAATGA